The nucleotide window GCGCTCTTATGTCCGATCAGCATATACAGCAGCGAATACTCAATAAACTTGATCGCCATCAGCATGAGCATCGAATGCAGATATCCGCTGATCTCCGCATTGACGGCACTCAGATAGATCGGCAGTTCCTTGTCAATCGTACGCGCCAAACTGAAGATCGTCTTGCGGATCTTCTCAAAGTCAAACAGCACATAAACCGAAATGATAAACGCAAACACCGCGTTGGTCAGAAAGGAAAGCACTTTGGATATCAGCTGCGGCAGGATTGCCGAAAAATTCGGCAGCCAGCTCTTGGTATCATTCAAGAGTGTTGTAATCTGCTGGAAAATCCCAGCGACCAGAATATTCGGCACATTCTCATTGATTTCAACATACTGCTGATAAAGCCAGTTCAAGCCGGAAATCATCGAGTTGATCAGTTCGGTCGTCTTATCATAAACCATCGGCACGACCATCATCAGAATGCCGATCAAAAGCAACAGCATCCCCAGACAGACTAACGGGATGGCAATCTTCCGGGATACGCCCTTTTTCTGCAGAAATTCAATAAACGGATGGACGACATAAGCGATCACAAAGCCGACCAGAAACGGGGTTAAGATTAACCGCAGTGTCGTCAGCCAGCTCATCCAGACATTGGAGGTCAGCGACAGAAAATACAGGATCAGCAGGATCAGCAGAACCTTTAAAAGATTCTTGAGCGACAGCTGTTCCTTAAAATAAGCGTTCATTTTATGCAGCCAGCCCATGCGTCATCCCTCCCCTTACGTGCTTTTATTTTAGCATTATTCAGATCAAAAGAAAACCGAAAGAACCTTGAAACGGAAAGCTGAAATCCGAAGATAGAA belongs to Holdemania massiliensis and includes:
- a CDS encoding AI-2E family transporter, with translation MGWLHKMNAYFKEQLSLKNLLKVLLILLILYFLSLTSNVWMSWLTTLRLILTPFLVGFVIAYVVHPFIEFLQKKGVSRKIAIPLVCLGMLLLLIGILMMVVPMVYDKTTELINSMISGLNWLYQQYVEINENVPNILVAGIFQQITTLLNDTKSWLPNFSAILPQLISKVLSFLTNAVFAFIISVYVLFDFEKIRKTIFSLARTIDKELPIYLSAVNAEISGYLHSMLMLMAIKFIEYSLLYMLIGHKSAVTIALLTSIGLIVPYFGATIANFIGILTSLTLPLPNVLLLIGGICVLSMVDAYIIAPIVHSRSSQVPPLWTLLCVFAGGMLLGPLGIMISIPVFMSLRVIVNLVRFRNERYDPLPSEEE